A region from the Lolium perenne isolate Kyuss_39 chromosome 4, Kyuss_2.0, whole genome shotgun sequence genome encodes:
- the LOC127292831 gene encoding uncharacterized protein has protein sequence MWSIEAVIARHEAGLTTDSERVAMEEERAAAAVASGVPPGAGGTEEASRGMAGATTMKVVAAVDASEESLRALSWALDHVVRQNPGASVVVVHAHRAEHFVYPVAAHGLAYAPPMAVDSMKKTQEENARRVVTRALEVCAQRQVTAKAAVVEGDPKEAICQAVEEMHADLLVLGSRGLGMIKRALLGSVSDYLAHHASCPVLIVKPPKAHAKGTGSST, from the exons ATGTGGTCGATCGAGGCAGTCATCGCTAGACACGAAGCCGGTCTCACTACTGACAGCGAGCGCGTggccatggaggaggagagaGCGGCCGCGGCGGTGGCGAGCGGAGTGCCGCCTGGAGCCGGAGGCACGGAGGAGGCCTCTCGGGGCATGGCGGGCGCGACGACGATGAAGGTGGTGGCGGCCGTGGACGCGAGCGAGGAGAGCCTGCGCGCGCTGTCGTGGGCGCTGGACCACGTCGTCCGGCAAAACCCCGGCGCGTCCGTCGTCGTCGTCCACGCCCACCGCGCCGAACACTTCGTCTACCCGGTCGCCGCCCACG GTCTAGCGTACGCTCCGCCCATGGCGGTGGACTCCATGAAGAAGACGCAGGAGGAGAACGCCCGGAGGGTGGTGACCCGCGCGCTGGAGGTGTGCGCGCAGAGGCAGGTGACGGCCaaggcggcggtggtggagggcGACCCGAAGGAGGCCATCTGCCAGGCGGTGGAGGAGATGCACGCCGACCTGCTCGTCCTCGGCAGCCGCGGCCTCGGCATGATCAAGAG GGCGTTGCTGGGCAGCGTGAGCGACTACCTCGCTCACCATGCGAGCTGCCCCGTTCTGATCGTCAAGCCCCCCAAGGCGCACGCCAAGGGAACCGGAAGCTCCACCTAA